One stretch of Harmonia axyridis chromosome 1, icHarAxyr1.1, whole genome shotgun sequence DNA includes these proteins:
- the LOC123676682 gene encoding nuclear pore complex protein Nup58-like, producing the protein MNSIAAVVFFAVVAAASAGIVAPSGLIASTYAAPALTAYSTPLAYNTPLAYSALAAPAYTAYSAPIAYSGALGHAAESTVVAGPSGTITKTNSIATPAIAARYALPSAYTYGGLYL; encoded by the exons ATGAACTCAATC GCTGCCGTAGTTTTCTTTGCCGTCGTTGCTGCCGCTAGCGCAGGCATCGTAGCTCCCAGTGGTTTGATTGCAAGCACTTATGCCGCTCCAGCCCTCACAGCTTACTCTACACCCCTCGCTTATAACACCCCCTTGGCCTACTCTGCTCTTGCCGCTCCAGCCTACACCGCCTACTCTGCCCCAATTGCCTACTCTGGTGCCCTTGGACATGCCGCTGAAAGCACCGTAGTTGCTGGACCATCTGGAACCATCACCAAGACCAACAGCATTGCTACCCCAGCAATTGCTGCCAGATACGCTCTCCCAAGTGCTTACACTTATGGAGGACTCTACTTGTAA
- the LOC123676678 gene encoding cuticle protein LPCP-23-like, with the protein MNSFAAVIFFAALAAANAGLITPLAYSAIPTGHIVQGPSSRTTVVGPDGSAISSVAPGGTIITDHDATIVAQAAPAAVIAPAARLAVAHAPLVAAHSSLIASPAITTYAAHAPVWAHQAVGVPAIARVAAENTVVAGPSGTISQTRAIDAAPHVTVW; encoded by the exons ATGAACTCCTTC GCTGCTGTTATCTTCTTTGCTGCTTTGGCCGCTGCCAATGCCGGTTTGATAACCCCCTTGGCCTACTCCGCCATCCCAACCGGACACATTGTTCAAGGACCAAGCTCAAGAACTACCGTCGTAGGCCCAGACGGTAGTGCAATCTCCTCTGTAGCTCCAGGAGGTACCATCATCACCGACCACGATGCTACCATTGTTGCCCAAGCTGCTCCAGCTGCCGTCATCGCTCCCGCCGCCAGGCTCGCTGTTGCTCATGCCCCTCTTGTAGCTGCCCACTCTTCATTGATCGCTTCTCCAGCTATCACCACCTATGCTGCTCATGCTCCAGTCTGGGCTCATCAGGCTGTAGGAGTACCTGCCATCGCAAGAGTAGCTGCTGAAAACACTGTTGTTGCTGGACCCTCTGGCACCATCAGTCAAACCAGAGCTATAGACGCTGCTCCCCATGTTACCGTTTGGTAG